Genomic window (Helianthus annuus cultivar XRQ/B chromosome 3, HanXRQr2.0-SUNRISE, whole genome shotgun sequence):
TGTTATTTATAGTTGTTACAGGCTTTAGGAATCGGGGGTAAGATGTTTGCTAAGAAACGATATGCAGAGAAAGCTCAAATGAAGAAGACGTTAGTACCATGCTCAATTTTACCTATCTTTgtctttttttgtttttgtttttctaaaCGATACTGAAGTTGCCAGTTTTCTTTTGCCAGAATGTTTTCGCTTTTAGTATGCCGCTTTTCATACTTTATTGAGTTAATTTATGGTCATGTATTTATGTTTGCATATTTTATAGTTTTGATATATAGACTTATGTATGTCACACGTGTGATTTAAATAGATGTTAATGACGGTGCTGTGCCTGCCTATCTTCTTGACCGTGATGCCACAACGCGCGCAAAGGTTTGTTGTTTAGATATTATGAACAAGAATACTTGCTAGCATAGAGGTTATCAAATTTGATTACGAACATATTTGTATGATTATGTATGTATGAAGTTTCTTAGCAACACGGTAAAACAAAAAAGGAAAGAGAAAATAGGAAGTGGTAAAAGGAAAAGTGAGTATCCCGCATGCCCAAACACACACTTTTTTTCTTGCTTTGATGTAAACTTAAAAACATGTGTTGATGTTGTTTGTAGCCAAGTAGTGGAAGAGGATGATTACCAAAGTTACATTTGTAGGACGAGGTTCCACCAGGAAACCTCCAAAGTACGAGCATTTTATTCGTCTAAGTGGTTTGCGGTTTACCAAAGCCCATGTGACACACCTTGAACTTAAATGCACTTTCAATCTCAAGATAATCGGCGTGAAGAGAAACCCTAATGGTACAATGTATACCTCTCTTGGCGTTATTACCAAGGGAACCATCATTGTGGTAGTGTATATATACGTTCTTTCACATAATGTTTTGGGCTTTTTAGTTGATTATGAAAATTTTTAGGTGAATGTGAGTGAACTAGGCCTTGTGACACTAGCTGGGAAAGTAGTATGGGGTAAGATCagtataattttttaaaaaaaaaattataattcaCCATGATTGTTTTGGATGCTTATTTGTATGGACGGACTTGGTTGGATGCATGGAAATATGCTCAAGTGACGAATAATCCCGAGAATGATGGGTGCATCAATGCAGTTTTACAGTATTTTCAAAAAGTTGTTTTAAATTTAATGTACTGTATGGAATTTTGTTGGTGATGTAATGGTATGATTGGAAAAATAACCTTAGTAAaaagtaaaataacgccaagaggTGATTATTTATTCGTCTTTACTCTTGAAACAGTTTTGTGAATGCATAGTTGATACATCTTCCACCAACTGCCATAGTTGATACAACTGTTGATACAGTGGTTGAtgcatctgttgactttggtcaacagatagATGAAAACAGATGTGTGATACCATTGTTGggttaaaacaatgttttgtggaGAAAACAATAGTTGCCTATTTTTgcaaacagtggtttgactttggtcaaacagactttGGTCAACAGTGGTTTGACCTTGGTCAAAACAGACTTTTGCTCAAACAGACTTTGGTCAAACAGGTGGTTTGACTTTTAGGTAAATTAGTTTTCTGTTTTCATACATTTAATGGTTTACTACAGCTGGAAGTTTTGTTTATGCTTATTTCTGAGAAGATACATTTAAATATGCATGAATTTTTTGTATGTAATAATATAACCAGTCATGTATTTTCATTTCGAAGAAACTGTAGAGTATTTGGATATTGATTTAATTTGATTGTTGCTACTTAAAGTCATTATAAACCTATTTGAGTGTTGATTATATAGTTATGATTTTTTATCCATGGCAAGATAGCTTTTTCTTTTTACACAAAGGTGATCAGGATTGTGGTTTGTACAAAAGCCGTTCCAGGATCGCTTTGAATTTATGCTTCAATTTATCTGATTTAAGTTTGAATATTATTGTTTCAGATTTCGATTCCATTTGATTTTGAGGTGAAACACATGAAAACTGTTTGGTAAGAATCAGAACCATCAAGTACCCTGATGTTTTGTTCTCttactttgtttttttaactgGAATGTTATATGTGGGCAGACGCCATTGTAGAGTCCGATGCAAACACCTTTGCATGCTCAAACACCAATACCAGGAACATACAAGTAAGGATATCCAAAAACAAATGGCCGACCACACAAATGAAGATATTCGTCAATCTGACCTTGCGTTACAACCATTGTTTAAAGAAGACCATGAGCACGTGTGTTTTATAAATGATCCTGGTTCGGATGTAGACAGTTTCATAAGGACAAAACGGTGCCGGTGTGGGTTTTCAATTGAAATTGAAGAGTTGTAACGACAATTATTCATGTCTTTTAAAATTGTTCTTTTTCTTTTGGTGAAATACTTTGTACATCGAATGTTAAGGATATGGTCTATTTTTTTAGTtgtctattatatataatagataataagttttggtacaatatctatacaccTATCTAACCGGAAAAATTGCTAGAATAGATAAGATGACAATTAACCTTAACAAAATAGATATGGCCAGGGGTGTAAATAAGCCAttaggctcgagagctactcgggatcggctcggttaaaagctcaaACGTGTCGAGCCTTAatgagctcgagcctgaaatacaactcgtttagttattgagcccgagctcgagcctgaaatacaaagctcgtttaggctcgcgagcctaaacaagcccaaacaaaattttagtttatatatatatatatatatatatatatatatatatatatatatatatatatatatatagggtagggatacggtaaaaagtgtctaaaatgtaagaagggtaagaagtgttttaaaccattggatatttgatctaatgattgagatcaatagggtataaaaatgtaaattgtgttttaattagagggaccttatgtaaaattgaagggcaatagtgtcttcttcaatgtttgaaatatggtaaccatatcatacaCGACCAAAAAACTCCTACAtttactcctttttccttaaatatcggaattaatgattcaccttaattgtaggaggtctttggttgcatattcgtcatacattatcataacgagaactgtaatcagattcatggcatggtgttttaaaacaactagaaaaattgactatgattcaagtcatggtgttttatctggagacattgttcatggcgtggtgttttaaacatctatgattcaagtcatggtgttttatctggagacattgtataaaaatcataaacaccatgactatgattcaagtcatggtgttatctggagacattgttcatggcgtggtgttttaaacatctatgattcaagtcatggtgttttatctggaaacattgttcatggcgtggtgttttaaacatctatgattcaaggaatggtgttttatcaatacaaaacattcccagattttaatacaccatgactatgattcaagtcatggtgttttatttggagacattgttcattgcgtggtgttttaaacatctatgattcaagtgatggtgttttatcaatacaaaacattcccagattttaaaacaccatgactatgactcaagtcatggtgttttatctggaatccaaaaaacattgtattgtgattacatccatAGTGTATTAACATCTGGagaatcaatacaaaacattctcagaatttaaaacaccatgagtatgattcaagtcatggtgttttctctgtagacattgttcatggcgtggtgttttaaaacatctggatacattctggagacattgactatgattcaagtcatggtgttttatctggaatccaaaaaacattgtattGCAATTTAAAGATGATGAAAAGAAGATATGAACAATATAcgattaaaagatgttgcgattaagatgatgaagaaatgatACGTAGGTGAAAATCGAATTGGATCTTGCAAAAAAATAGGACgacagttttttttttcagttatcttgaaactcaattaattgataagaaaggtaaattactaatatacccttttgaattaattaagatagaggacacttgtcatcaccaaattatttctcacacttcttacaaaagtatGACTTTGTACAAGATcctttacatatatatatatatatatatatatatatattaatgataATAATGATTATAACCCAATCCTAAAAACTAAAAAGCTCAAGTTGGTTTCAACTTAGGCCCATATGATTTAAACTAATAACATTGGTGAGTCGACCTCGAGCCGAGATATTAGCTCGTTTAAGcttgttctcaaaatagctcaggccgagtcgagctcgagctcaaataagtagactcgagccgagcttgagcttcaTACAAACATGGCGTATGATATGTAGGTATGTTTTTTCGTGTTTTAAGAGGTCGTGTTTGTGTAACCTATTTATAAATAGGTTCGTGTTTGAAAAAACTGTCACGATAAGATTTCATGTCTTGATTGGATACCGCTGGGCCTGCCTACGCATAAAGTCTAAGGATTCTCCCCACATTCGGAGACAGACCAAGCACCTCTCTTACCCACTCActatctaataataataaacaatgaCGGATACAGAGCGGTTACCACTTGTAGGCTCATTCATGAACTAGGCCATGAGTTTGCTTTAACGAGTGCACGAGCAGAAGCGGAGACAGAGTCGTCCCCCGATCTGAGATATTAGCGAGATTTTACTCCCTGGGAAGCTAGACTTTCTTCTCTACTCATTTTGGAGAGCTAATCTGACTTCTATCTCTTCTCAGTTCTCTAGGGAAGGTAGGGATTACTTGAGCTCGTACGTCACTCAAATTAGAGAACTTGGACCGTAATGGGACCAACCTGCCATTTGTTCTAGGCTACCTCGTCGATCCAGCGATCCTAATCGGTCCTTTTTCTTGCATTGGATTTGGCATTCAAAATTCTCTTTTGTTGCTTAATTAGCGGCAACATTAAAAGGAGTTTGTTACATTAAAAGGATCTTCGTGGATTTGGGGTTTATGCAAAAATGGCCTTTGGCTTCATTTAGAGAACTACCTCGTGGTACCCCTGACCATTGTCCTCTTCTTTTACAATGTGAAGTCGTTGATTTTGGTCCTGCACCGTTTAAGTTCTTTAACAGTTGGTTGGGGGCTGATGGTTTAGAAGAGTGTGTCATTTTGGCTACTGAGTCAGTCAAGGGGTCCTCGGATTACGGGGTTCAGCGTTTTGGGAATCTTCTAAAGTtactaaaaaaatttataaaGGATTGGAGGGTCAAGGTGAGATCTAAAGAAAAAAAGCTCACTATAGATCTAAATAAAGCTGTGGAAGATATCGAGCTTTTGGCAGAACTAAAATCTTTATCATATGATGAAAAGAAAAAACGATCGGAGTTGAAGTTGCGGTTAAAAAACTTGGAAATGAAAAAAGCTTTGGATTTGCACCAGAAAGCTAGGGTAAAATGGTTGAAAGCGGGGGATGAAAACTCAAAATTTTTTCACGGCCTGATCAACTCGAACAAAGCTAAAAACCGAATTAATAGACTTCAAGTGGATGGGATTTGGTTTGAGGACCCAACTTTAATGAAGGAGACGGTGAGGTGAAATTTTGAAATTCGTTTCGCTGAACCAATGCGAAAGAGGCCGGGTTTTGTGGATTCCGGTTTATTAAAGCTCTCGGCCAACCAAAGCGACGAGCTTATAATCCCCTTCACGGATACTGAGGTGAAGGCTGCCATTTGGGACTGTGGTGGAGGAAAGGCCCCAGGGCCCGACGGGTTTTCGTTCAAATTCTATAAGAGATTCTGGGAGAAGCTGAAACCGTTTATTATGGGTATGATGGAGGATTTCTATAACAAAGGAGTCTTAAATGTGGGATGTAATTCATTGTTTATTGCCCTCCTTCCTAAAGTCACAGACCCGCAAACGATACTAGACTTTAGACCAATCTCCCTCATTGGATCGTTGTACAAAATTGTTGCTAAAGTGTTAGCGAATCGGCTGAAACCGATGCTCAACCACCTTATCTCTCCAACCCAGTCGGCTTTTGTTGGAGGCCGAAACATTTTAGACGGGCCTTTGGTAGTTAGCGAAACTATATCTTGGGCCAAAAAATGTAAAAAGAAGGTTATGCTCTTCAAGGTAGACTTCGAAAAAGCGTACGACTCCATTAATTGGAAGTTTCTTTTGCGGGTAATGAAGTGCATGGGCTTTCATGAGCGGTGGAGAAAATGGGTGTCGGGATGTCTTAAATCCGGGAAGGGGTCTGTTCTCATTAATGGATCACCTATGGGCGAATTCGGGTTTAAAAGAGGTTTAAGACAAGGGGATCCGTTGTCGCCTTCATTGTTCATTCTCGCTATGGAAGTCATCAAGATGTTCATGGATAAGGCTTCGGAGAAGGAATTATTTGTCGGGATTAAACTACCTAATAATGGCcctattttgacccatttatgTTATGCGGATGATGTAATCTTCCTAGGTGAATGGTCGGATCAGAATGCGGAAAGCTTATCTCGTTTTTTGGGATGCTTCCACTTATTAACCGGGTTGAAAATAAATCTTAACAAGAGCCACTTATTCGGGGTGGGGGTTGATGACGAGGAGGTGAACCGGGTAGCAAAGCTCTTAAATTGTGAAGTTGGGAAGTTCCCGTTTACATACCTTGGGCTACCAATCGGTGCAAATTTAAAACGCGCAAAATTTTGGGAACCGGTTATTACCAAATTCCAAAAGAAGCTTTCGGCTTGGAAGGCGAAGACCCTTTCCTTTGCCGAAAGGGTTACGTTAGCAAAAGCGATCTTGGGGAGTCTTCCGTCTTACTACCTCGGGGTGTTTAAAGCTCCTAAATCAGTTTTAAACACTCTCGAGGGTCTTAGGAGGTCGTTCATATGGGGCAAAATGGGTTTGAGAAGCAAAATAAAATGGGTGAGGTGGAAAAAAATGACCAAACCGAAAAGCTTGGGCGGTCTCGGGGTGGGAGGGTTGGGAGAGTTTAATGTTGCCATGGTTGcaaagtggtggtggaggtttaaaGATAACCCGGACCAGCTTTGGACTAAGGTTATCTCCGCTATTCACGGGCCGAATCGGGGGGATGGGTTGATACCACTTAATAAGTCCATTCTGGGTTGGTGGAAGGACATAGGGCAATGGATAGTGAACTCGCAAAGGTGGGTATTTGCATTAATGAAAAGCTGAAAGTGGATGTGGGTAATGGCACAACGATTCGGTTTTGGCAAGATGTGTGGGTGGGGTCCGATGCACTGTGTAAGCAGTTCCCCTTACTCTTCCGGTTAGCTTCtaataagggtattttggtatcTAAGTGCGTGGAAGAGGTAGGCAACTCTAATCTGTGGAAGTGGGATTGAACGAGAGACCCGGCAACGTCGGCGGAATGGGCTCAGCTGGGGCTTTTGATGACTTTGTTGCAGAATATAAAAATCCAGCAGAGGAAGGATGCTTGGAGCTGGGAAAATGGGGCCGGGctgaatttttcaacaaagtctCTCAGGTTCGAGTTAAGCACGAGGGAATCGGTCGCCAGTGATTGTGCTCCGTTTAAGTGGAATGCGTGGGCTCCTTTAAAGGCGAACTATTTATTATGGAGAGCTGAAATGGGTAGGGTTGCGGCCAAAGCAGCTTTGCAAAAAAGGGGGTTCATGTGACAAACATTGTTTGCTGCAGGTGTGGAATTAAGGAAGAGACATGCGATCATATTTTCGCTTCATGTCTCTTCTCACGAGCGGTTTGGTGGCATGTGCTAAGGTGGGTAAAGGTGCCTATTTTGGTTGAATGTGACTCGGTTGCGCAAATTATTGACCACCTTTCGGATCAAGTTGGTGCGGAGAAATGGAGGAAAGTGGTGCGGCTAGTGGCTCTAGCAACTTTTTGGAGACTATGGATAGCTCGGAATGATAAAGAATTCAATGGCAACACAATCACGGTTACGAGAGTGGTGGATCTTATCAAGGAGGACGCCTTTATGTGGCTTTCGATTAGAGGAGGGATTAGATCCGTTAACTGGATTGATTGGCTAGATTTTAACATTTTATCTATGCTGTAAGCCTGTAACCATTTTGTATGTTTTATCAGCCTCTTGTTGGGCTTTATTGTCTAATAAAGTTGTtgcagttcaaaaaaaaaaaattatggaaagattaCCTTTGCAATTATTTAATAAACACATGTAGATTGTCTAATGGTTAACAGTTAACTTTTGGTGATACTTGTTAATCAGTGGTTGAGAGATCAATATCTAAATCGGCACCAgccggcaaaaaaaaaaaaaaaaaaaaaaaatcaaaatccaACAACCAGTCTACATCAACACAACACAAACCATGGTTAACCACTACCTCCAAAATCAACCTAACCATAGTTAACTTCTCACTCACTCCACTCCCTGCTACAAATACCCAAACCCTGGATTTCCGAACCGCATCTCTGTTGCATCTCAAGGCGTCTTGATAAACGCCTTTTGATTCCATCAACTGTTTTTCAATCTTCATCTTCAAATTCAGTCAGTTAATCAGCGAAAATGAGAGAGTGCATCTCGATTCACATCGGTCAGGCCGGAATTCAAGTCGGAAATGCATGCTGGGAGCTCTACTGCCTCGAACACGGCATTCAGGTTTCTGTTTATCTCTTTCTTCGATTAAATTTGTCATTTAGAGCTTGTAATATGTAGCCGTTCGCCAGATCTGGTTGTTTGCGATGAAGTTAGTTGTAGATCTGTTGTTTATGATGAAGTTAGTTGTAGATCTGTTGGTTATGTGTTGGATCTTTGCTGTATGCTTGATAATGTGGTTGTTTGTGATGAAATTAGTTGTTGATCTGTTGTTTATGTATTAGATCTGTGTTGTCTGTTTGATATTTTCGTTGATCTGGTGGTTTTGTTTCTGATTTGGTACATGTTGTGGTGATTTCGTTTGTTTAGTGTATGTGATTTTGAAAATATTTGGTGTTTTTAATGTGGATCTGCATGTATTGGAGTAGATAATTACGGATTTGCCGTTTTTGTGGTTTTGAAGTTCTAGATCTACATTTTTAGTGGAACAAGTACAGGTTTGTGTTCAGATTTGTTGTAGTTTCAGTCTGTTTGTCAACAAGTTGGCCTTTGGTTTTAGATCTGGATTATAGTAGTCTGGCGTTGGATAGACTATTGGCATTTGTCAaagttttttgaaatttttggtcAGATTTAGGGTTTCCTGAAGAGGAAAGAACATTTAAGTGCCCTGATCTACGTAGATTTATACAGTTATATCATTAAGTGTTTCCTTTCGGAACAGTAGATTGAAATTGCTACTGGTCAAAGCCTTCTATTTTAttcagtgttttgattttgattacCATGATCACTTTTATGgcaattttgaatttgaattgacAACATTTCATGGGTTAGCTTCTGGTGTTAAAAGTCTTAACACCATATAAGACTGGAAACTGTCATTTTAAGTTTTGTTTATGTACCAAAAAAGAATGTCATGCGTATCATTTTACATGGATTTCTTATGTTTTGATGTTCTTTGCAGCCTGATGGCCAGATGCCAAGTGACAAGACAGTTGGAGGAGGTGACGATGCCTTCAACACCTTTTTCAGTGAAACTGGTGCTGGGAAGCATGTCCCTCGTGCCGTCTTTGTTGATCTTGAGCCAACTGTCATTGATGAAGTGCGGACTGGTACTTATCGCCAGCTGTTCCATCCAGAACAACTGATCAGTGGCAAAGAGGATGCTGCCAACAATTTTGCACGTGGTCATTACACAAGTACGTATTAGTTTATCGGTATACCAAAATCATTTCTTTTCTCTAGTTTTGAATCACTGTAGTAATTTTTATTGTTATGTTTCTGCTTCAGTTGGGAAAGAGATCGTCGACCTCTGCTTGGATCGTATCCGAAAGCTTGCTGACAACTGCACCGGTCTTCAGGGCTTTCTGGTTTTTAACGCTGTTGGTGGGGGTACTGGATCTGGTTTGGGCTCCCTGCTTCTGGAACGACTCTCTGTTGACTACGGGAAGAAGTCCAAGCTTGGTTTCACCGTCTACCCGTCCCCACAAGTCTCAACTTCCGTTGTTGAGCCGTACAACAGTGTCCTTTCTACCCACTCACTCTTGGAGCACACCGATGTCGCCATTCTTCTTGACAACGAAGCTATCTATGATATCTGCAGGCGATCTCTTGACATTGAACGTCCTTCATACAAAAATCTTAATCGTCTGATCTCACAGGTTATTTCATCCTTGACTGCATCTTTGAGGTTTGATGGTGCCCTGAACGTTGACGTGACGGAGTTCCAGACCAACTTGGTTCCATACCCGAGGATCCACTTCATGCTTTCCTCTTACGCTCCAGTGATTTCAGCCGAGAAGGCATATCACGAGCAACTATCTGTTGCTGAGATCACCAACAGCGCCTTTGAGCCGACTTCCATGATGGCTAAGTGTGACCCGCGTCATGGCAAGTACATGGCATGCTGTCTGATGTACCGCGGTGACGTTGTCCCAAAGGATGTGAATGCCGCAGTTGCAACCATCAAGACAAAGAGGACGATCCAGTTTGTTGACTGGTGTCCTACTGGTTTCAAATGTGGTATCAACTACCAGCCGCCAACTGTGGTGCCTGGTGGAGACCTTGCTAAGGTGCAGAGGGCTGTTTGCATGATCTCAAACTCAACTAGCGTGGCTGAGGTGTTCTCTCGCATTGACCACAAGTTTGACCTGATGTATGCTAAACGTGCCTTTGTTCACTGGTACGTGGGTGAGGGTATGGAGGAAGGAGAATTCTCTGAAGCTCGTGAGGATCTTGCTGCGTTGGAGAAGGATTATGAAGAGGTTGGTGCTGAAGGTGGCGAGGATGAGGATGATGAAGGAGATGAGTACTAGATTTTATAGTGGTGTGTATGTTTGGATTGTGAtggatgttatgttatgtttgttGCCATGTGACAGCAGTAtcttttatgttttaaaactgTGTAATCTTTTGTTTGATTCAAGTATTGTGGAGTTGTATTGTATTGTATGCAATCATGTTTTTAATCTTTAAATATAATTGTCTAGTAATCTGGCCCATATGCAACATCTTGGGGTGATTGTACATCTATGTGAAACATCAATATAGTAAATGACATGGATGTTACATTTTGTATGAAACTGTCTGATATGTAAATTCTATGTGAAACATCTTGTTTGTTTCTGCAAATCTATCCGTTCTTCAATCTGTTTCGTAAAGACTGGTTCGCCACTGCTCTACGTTGTTCTCCAGTTCACCATCTTGTTAGTGTAAAGTAGAACCGTTCTTTCTTGTAATTATTGACTTTTTTAGTGTTTACCAAAACAATTCTTTATAGTAGACCCTTATCCTAAATATGCACCTTCATTTGTCATGAGACCTCAACCTCGTATATGAGACTCCTTCACCCCTTGATACCGCTACGATACAAACCTTTTGGTTACCAATACAGTTCCAATCAGatattaagggggtgtttggggttgagttttgaaaatagattatgcgttttcaataatcagaatcagataattagctgtaacaaaacgtgctgcagaaagataatgtttggatttgattatgttgtttgatatcacaataatcagataatcaacattgtttggatttgattatgttatttgatatcacaataatcagataatcaactacttgagtgtttggcaagtatatatattttaaaaaaaatacataagtgaaaacgtaaaaaatcagtttttggattatcacgttttcctgcagcaaggggtgacctacttatggattatcacgttttgaactctacaaaacgtaaaaaatcactttttattaattttttaccaaacactcaaaatagatcttttgcgatttcaaaacacaataatcaaataattaggttgaaaacgcaatcccaaacaccccctaagctAGAGCCTGTTGATCATTAATCTCGCGATAGTCCTGTTGATCATTAGCCAATTCTTCAATGTCAttaacataataagacaaaaagggAGTCGCACAACCAAGAGATTGTGGGTTCAAACCTTGCATATGGAAAAAAATCACCGTTCAAAAAAACATAATAATTAATCTTGTCATACAAATCTGCCCTTTATTTTTCTTCTAAATCCCTTCCATGCTTTGAGAGTCCATTCATTAATTTGTTTCCTTTAAATTAGTAAGAAATTCGCAACTGATTATGATGCAATAATACGTAACTCAAAACAATATCCAGTTCAATTATAGTTTTGCTCAGGTCAAGCATATTGAACAcctaattttcttgattttgtgatCGGTTTTGACCCAACCTAGTTTTCACCCGTGAATCCGTGAGGAAAATTTTTGGATCCACCACGCTTTGGGATGTCTTATGCATTGAACAAACATTATACACATATGGGagattattttttatattattcAAGGAAAATCAGATAAATAAATTTAGCGAAATGACCGGAACTTAAAATCATAGTGAAAGGGTTTATAAACTTTTAGCTCTTTAAAAGCATagtaaacaaatgttttggaatCTATCGAGTATAACATTTAAAAGCATAACAAACAAATGTTTTGGAATCTATCAAGTATAACACGGTGTTGTGAATGCGATTTAGCACTAAATCTTTCACTCCAAGAATTGTGTCAACCTATGAATATAAATGCAAATATATTAAGAAACAAAAACTGATTAAGTTTCCCAGTGTTAAAGAAAAACAATCAGAACACAAACGCATGCATCCCATTCTTAGTAACAAAATATTCATATTAATTGATAACTGAGTTTGATGAATGATAATCAATGGGACTTTCAAAAGTAACCACTAGAAACcataataatattataaaaaaaaaacacattagtTAAATATAACACCCAAAGAAAAACCAAACACCGATCACCAGTGACATTCACCACACGGATGATAAACACACACCTAACACCATAAGAGTCGCAAATAATAAACACCGATAGTAGCATTTAGCATTCACTCCCCTTATCGTTTTAGGTGTAGATTTAGCCTACTTTTTGTTTGAACTCCCTTCCATGGATACAAGGTGATATTGTGTTTTTGTGATGGTTTAGATGTTATATATTTATAGGATTTTGTTTGATATTTAAAATAAAGATTGCTACATTTTGTTATAACTGCATGTAACAAACTTGATATTGCTACATAAACTTGATCACCACAcactcatttttacaattttatctCTTATCTTTCACCAACAATCAACACAAACATGAACACATAATTTAATAAATACATTTTATTATTAAACCAAATTTGATAGTAAGAATGCGCAAAGTGTTGAGAAAGAATTTAAAAAAGGGAGTTTATCCGAATAAtggga
Coding sequences:
- the LOC110929439 gene encoding tubulin alpha-2 chain, giving the protein MRECISIHIGQAGIQVGNACWELYCLEHGIQPDGQMPSDKTVGGGDDAFNTFFSETGAGKHVPRAVFVDLEPTVIDEVRTGTYRQLFHPEQLISGKEDAANNFARGHYTIGKEIVDLCLDRIRKLADNCTGLQGFLVFNAVGGGTGSGLGSLLLERLSVDYGKKSKLGFTVYPSPQVSTSVVEPYNSVLSTHSLLEHTDVAILLDNEAIYDICRRSLDIERPSYKNLNRLISQVISSLTASLRFDGALNVDVTEFQTNLVPYPRIHFMLSSYAPVISAEKAYHEQLSVAEITNSAFEPTSMMAKCDPRHGKYMACCLMYRGDVVPKDVNAAVATIKTKRTIQFVDWCPTGFKCGINYQPPTVVPGGDLAKVQRAVCMISNSTSVAEVFSRIDHKFDLMYAKRAFVHWYVGEGMEEGEFSEAREDLAALEKDYEEVGAEGGEDEDDEGDEY